The proteins below come from a single Asterias rubens chromosome 9, eAstRub1.3, whole genome shotgun sequence genomic window:
- the LOC117294640 gene encoding homeobox protein HMX3-like, translating to MQHYSRNTDFEVVSKKRKMERRESECSTSFSIDSILASTSSKSPSGAEESPPAVVSSRESLHDHREMEEMGTGQKADLPRRDYPFAPAAAPFSPGHWYPWLHANAFLHYAYESAMLHQPHLSRPSPSSAPQTSPTHSTKSSSRSQSPNKPHSPDPQTEDRTSDVDSDSGMKSNSDGSDQNQRKKKKKTRTVFSRSQVFQLETTFDMKRYLSSSERAGLAASLHLTETQVKIWFQNRRNKWKRQIAAELEAANMAHVAHAQVQAQAQAAQRMVRVPILYHENVPPRPIQGESNTSVLSRHQILHQLPVNYSQPFQHLAPSARNPVTSIVT from the exons ATGCAACACTACTCGAGAAACACAGACTTTGAAGTTGTATCGAAAAAGAGAAAGATGGAGCGACGGGAAAGTGAATGCAGTACTTCCTTCAGTATTGATAGTATTCTTGCCTCTACATCCTCCAAGTCTCCCTCCGGGGCGGAAGAAAGCCCACCGGCAGTTGTATCGAGTCGAGAGTCACTCCACGATCACCGTGAAATGGAGGAAATGGGTACCGGGCAGAAAGCTGATCTTCCCCGTAGGGATTACCCCTTCGCCCCGGCAGCGGCACCCTTCTCACCCGGACATTGGTACCCCTGGTTGCACGCCAATGCCTTTCTCCACTACGCTTATGAAA GTGCTATGTTACACCAGCCTCATCTGTCCAGACCCTCACCGTCCAGCGCTCCTCAGACCTCCCCTACCCACTCGACTAAATCCAGCAGCCGCTCACAATCACCTAACAAACCCCACAGCCCAGACCCACAGACGGAGGACAGAACAAGCGACGTGGACAGCGATAGTGGGATGAAATCAAACAGCGACGGAAGCGACCAGAACCAgcgaaagaagaagaaaaagacacGCACCGTATTCTCACGTAGCCAGGTATTCCAACTGGAGACAACGTTCGACATGAAACGTTACCTCTCAAGCTCAGAGCGGGCTGGACTGGCCGCGTCTCTACACCTCACAGAAACTCAAGTCAAGATTTGGTTTCAGAACCGAAGGAACAAATGGAAACGCCAGATCGCCGCTGAACTTGAAGCTGCCAACATGGCGCACGTTGCTCATGCCCAGGTTCAGGCTCAAGCTCAGGCTGCCCAAAGGATGGTTCGAGTCCCTATCTTGTACCATGAGAACGTCCCCCCTAGACCCATACAAGGGGAGTCTAATACCTCGGTGTTATCTCGCCACCAAATTCTTCATCAACTTCCCGTCAACTACTCCCAACCCTTCCAACACCTTGCACCATCCGCTCGGAACCCGGTTACGAGTATTGTAACATAA